A genomic segment from Anaerolineae bacterium encodes:
- a CDS encoding DUF11 domain-containing protein, translating into MKVIRRRMPALAWWGLVWLLILLMGGLAPAWARPGQQPGYQTVPTLPPTRRPATPTPPPPSAGTATPSPAPTTAPAIPNLQIQWRASVTTTVPGGQFTYELRVTNMGVTPAEQLEARVVLPAQVTPRETRLSAGQYQIEAGHTILARLESLPAGQSWSIIAVVVVDPAAPPGTVLEAWAEVSHAGAVWKSPAAAVALPPAELPPTGGRRPGR; encoded by the coding sequence ATGAAAGTCATCAGGCGCAGGATGCCCGCTCTGGCATGGTGGGGGTTGGTATGGCTGTTGATCCTTCTGATGGGGGGCCTGGCGCCGGCCTGGGCGCGGCCCGGCCAACAGCCAGGCTATCAGACCGTGCCCACCCTCCCGCCGACCCGCCGGCCGGCAACGCCCACCCCTCCGCCGCCTTCCGCCGGCACTGCCACCCCTTCGCCGGCCCCCACGACGGCGCCGGCCATCCCCAACCTCCAGATACAGTGGCGCGCCAGCGTCACCACGACGGTACCGGGCGGGCAGTTTACCTATGAACTGCGGGTAACCAACATGGGGGTAACGCCGGCGGAGCAATTGGAAGCCCGGGTAGTACTGCCGGCCCAGGTGACGCCGAGGGAAACGCGCCTCTCCGCCGGCCAGTACCAGATAGAGGCAGGCCATACTATCCTCGCCCGGCTGGAGAGCCTGCCGGCCGGCCAGAGCTGGAGCATCATTGCGGTGGTGGTGGTAGACCCCGCCGCGCCGCCTGGCACAGTGCTGGAGGCCTGGGCAGAGGTCAGCCATGCCGGCGCGGTCTGGAAGTCGCCGGCCGCCGCGGTCGCTCTGCCGCCGGCCGAGCTTCCACCGACGGGAGGCAGGCGGCCCGGACGATGA